The Tautonia marina genome has a window encoding:
- a CDS encoding Cys-Gln thioester bond-forming surface protein — protein MSRMFLRGAAALTFLFLGSSFASAFPVVNQVRTTATLSGALTGTVQYRLTDGGSLTTRNNTYALALSTRTTSGGTNQDGSISYGQITPSTIYRTYCMEITENLNQNAITTVIDRIPPGTADPRQSPLSVKTPSVAAMERAAWLVRYGEQLVGGTTHEKQAAVQLAIWEIVYDAGATAEGNINTINGTNAGFRVDSGFTATTLSNVETLLKLSWNEGTVRRHDGLGFYQNVTLNSSGTETVRLANGQNVLAAVPEPSTFAIAGLSGLAMLGLGLRRRKMARA, from the coding sequence ATGTCGCGAATGTTCTTGCGCGGCGCGGCCGCGTTGACCTTTCTCTTTCTCGGAAGCTCATTCGCTTCCGCCTTCCCCGTCGTCAATCAAGTGCGAACCACTGCCACTCTGAGCGGCGCGCTGACCGGAACTGTTCAGTATCGACTGACCGACGGAGGGTCTCTGACGACCCGGAACAATACTTACGCGCTGGCGCTTTCTACAAGGACGACCAGTGGCGGTACCAATCAAGATGGGTCGATCAGCTACGGCCAAATCACGCCGTCGACGATCTACCGAACGTACTGCATGGAGATTACGGAGAATCTCAATCAGAACGCGATCACGACCGTCATCGACCGCATTCCACCCGGGACCGCCGATCCGCGTCAGAGTCCGCTTAGTGTGAAAACTCCTAGTGTCGCTGCGATGGAGCGAGCAGCTTGGCTGGTTCGTTACGGTGAGCAATTGGTCGGCGGTACGACGCACGAGAAGCAGGCAGCGGTTCAGCTCGCGATCTGGGAAATCGTTTATGATGCTGGAGCTACTGCCGAGGGAAATATCAACACGATTAACGGCACGAACGCCGGATTCCGTGTCGACTCGGGGTTCACTGCCACGACGCTCAGCAATGTCGAAACACTGCTGAAATTGTCGTGGAATGAAGGTACTGTGCGACGACATGACGGTCTAGGCTTCTACCAAAACGTCACGCTCAACAGTAGTGGTACCGAGACCGTTAGACTCGCCAATGGCCAGAATGTTCTTGCCGCCGTCCCCGAGCCCTCGACCTTCGCCATCGCCGGCCTGAGCGGCCTGGCGATGCTGGGCCTGGGGCTGCGTCGCCGTAAGATGGCCCGAGCCTGA